The following proteins are encoded in a genomic region of Methylibium petroleiphilum PM1:
- a CDS encoding RluA family pseudouridine synthase, whose protein sequence is MQRIIGGKAAPARKASRAPVAAPHPVASPAARPPPAPAVRHLTVGEDGAGQRLDNYLVKTLKGVPKTHVYRIIRSGEVRVNRGRAAADTRLAAGDELRLPPVRMATPAEREAAPPREFPVVHEDEHLLVIDKPAGVAVHGGSGVSFGVIEQLRRARPQAKFLELVHRLDRETSGLLLLAKKRSALTRLQDQFRARETGKTYAALVPGAWPARHKVIDAPLHKYLDGAGERRVRVTGADDEDGQRSITLVQVAAAYAGYTLLDVTIKTGRTHQIRVHLAHAGHAIVGDDKYGDFALNKAFARGEAVPAVKFDRMFLHARRLRFEHPASGETIELEAALPAECRLLLTALPRVAAPPPPP, encoded by the coding sequence GTGCAACGCATTATAGGAGGCAAAGCGGCCCCGGCGCGCAAGGCCTCGCGAGCCCCGGTGGCTGCCCCGCACCCGGTCGCCAGCCCGGCCGCGCGACCACCGCCGGCCCCCGCGGTGAGACACCTGACGGTCGGCGAAGACGGCGCCGGCCAGCGGCTCGACAACTACCTCGTCAAGACGCTCAAGGGCGTGCCGAAGACGCACGTCTACCGCATCATCCGCAGCGGCGAGGTGCGGGTGAACCGGGGCCGCGCCGCCGCCGACACGCGGCTCGCGGCCGGCGATGAACTGCGCCTGCCGCCGGTGCGGATGGCCACCCCGGCCGAGCGCGAGGCTGCGCCGCCCCGCGAGTTCCCGGTCGTTCACGAGGACGAGCACCTGCTGGTGATCGACAAGCCGGCCGGCGTGGCCGTGCACGGCGGCAGCGGCGTGAGCTTCGGCGTCATCGAGCAGCTGCGCCGGGCCCGGCCGCAGGCGAAGTTCCTGGAGTTGGTGCACCGCCTCGACCGCGAGACCTCCGGCCTGCTGCTGCTCGCCAAGAAGCGCAGCGCACTCACGCGTCTGCAGGACCAGTTCCGCGCGCGCGAGACCGGCAAGACCTACGCCGCGCTGGTGCCCGGGGCCTGGCCGGCCCGGCACAAGGTGATCGACGCGCCGCTGCACAAGTACCTCGACGGGGCCGGCGAGCGCCGGGTGCGCGTCACCGGCGCGGACGACGAGGACGGCCAACGTTCGATCACGCTGGTGCAGGTGGCCGCCGCCTACGCCGGCTACACCCTGCTCGACGTGACCATCAAGACCGGCCGCACCCACCAGATCCGCGTGCACCTCGCGCACGCCGGCCACGCCATCGTCGGTGACGACAAATACGGCGACTTCGCGCTGAACAAGGCCTTCGCCCGCGGCGAGGCCGTGCCGGCGGTGAAGTTCGACCGCATGTTCCTGCACGCGCGGCGGCTGCGCTTCGAGCACCCCGCGAGCGGCGAGACGATCGAGCTCGAGGCCGCCCTGCCGGCAGAATGCCGGCTCCTCCTGACAGCCCTGCCGCGCGTCGCGGCCCCACCGCCCCCTCCATGA
- a CDS encoding Rieske (2Fe-2S) protein, whose product MPEPADPGTGVPLCASSDLAEGGRAVLFDVLEHGQPLRAFVLRVDGQLVAYLNRCAHVPVEMDWQEGEFLDGDRRYIVCSIHGATYEPSDGYCIAGPCGGARLKAVRVAERDGQVSWYPSADIRPAFGAASTPSSP is encoded by the coding sequence ATGCCTGAGCCCGCCGACCCCGGCACCGGCGTGCCGCTGTGCGCCTCGTCCGACCTGGCCGAGGGCGGACGGGCCGTGCTGTTCGACGTGCTCGAGCACGGCCAGCCGCTGCGCGCCTTCGTGCTGCGCGTCGACGGCCAGCTGGTGGCCTACCTGAACCGCTGCGCCCATGTGCCGGTCGAGATGGATTGGCAGGAAGGCGAGTTCCTGGACGGTGACCGCCGCTACATCGTCTGTTCGATCCACGGCGCCACCTACGAGCCGTCCGACGGCTACTGCATCGCCGGGCCCTGTGGCGGTGCGCGCCTCAAGGCCGTTCGCGTGGCGGAGCGCGACGGCCAGGTGAGTTGGTATCCTTCCGCGGACATCCGGCCCGCCTTCGGCGCCGCTTCCACACCGAGCAGTCCATGA
- the acpS gene encoding holo-ACP synthase, producing MIFGIGTDICDIRRLRATYARRGERFAEKVLGPQELEVFRYRLAKVEARGLSYLATRFSAKEAFSKAIGTGMRTPMSWRACQILNARSGKPEIRLHGPLAAWFEAQGLRAHVSVTDETDYAASFVVVETQET from the coding sequence ATGATCTTCGGGATCGGCACCGACATCTGCGACATCCGTCGCCTGCGCGCGACCTATGCACGTCGCGGCGAGCGCTTTGCGGAGAAGGTGCTGGGCCCGCAGGAGCTCGAGGTGTTCCGCTACCGCCTGGCCAAGGTGGAGGCGCGGGGCCTCAGCTACCTGGCCACGCGCTTCTCGGCCAAGGAGGCCTTCTCGAAGGCGATCGGCACCGGCATGCGCACGCCGATGAGCTGGCGTGCCTGCCAGATCCTCAACGCGCGCAGCGGCAAGCCGGAGATCCGCCTGCACGGACCGCTGGCCGCCTGGTTCGAGGCACAGGGCCTGCGCGCCCACGTCAGCGTCACCGACGAAACCGACTACGCGGCGAGCTTCGTCGTGGTCGAGACCCAGGAAACCTAG
- the nagZ gene encoding beta-N-acetylhexosaminidase has product MNHAPIVLDIAGTALDANDRRRLRHPLVGGLILFARNWQHRAQLTSLTAEIKALRPDVLVCVDHEGGRVQRFRSDGFTHLPPMRALGERWMQDALAATDAATACGYVLAAELRACGVDFSFAPVLDLDHGPSGVIGDRAFHRDPRVATLLAKSLMHGLLLAGMASCGKHFPGHGYVAADSHTEVPVDRRTLRQILGDDARPYEWLSTSLPSVMPAHVIYPKVDARPAGFSPRWLQDILRGRLGFTGAIFSDDLSMQGATVAGTPTEAGIAALNAGCDLVLLCNQSLDGGAPLDALIDGLETALERGRWQASADSEARRLDLLPQAAPLPWDELMHHAPYQRALDQLP; this is encoded by the coding sequence ATGAACCACGCCCCCATCGTCCTCGACATCGCGGGGACCGCGCTCGATGCCAACGACCGGCGCCGCCTGCGTCACCCGCTGGTCGGCGGGCTGATCCTGTTCGCCCGCAACTGGCAGCACCGCGCCCAGCTGACCTCGCTCACCGCGGAGATCAAGGCGCTGCGCCCCGACGTGCTGGTGTGCGTCGACCATGAAGGCGGGCGCGTGCAGCGCTTCCGCAGCGACGGCTTCACCCACCTGCCGCCGATGCGGGCGCTGGGCGAACGCTGGATGCAGGATGCACTGGCCGCCACCGATGCCGCCACCGCCTGCGGCTACGTGCTGGCCGCCGAACTGCGTGCCTGTGGCGTCGATTTCAGCTTCGCGCCGGTGCTCGACCTCGACCACGGGCCGAGCGGCGTGATCGGCGACCGTGCCTTCCACCGCGATCCGCGCGTGGCCACGCTGCTGGCCAAGAGCCTGATGCACGGCCTGCTGCTGGCCGGCATGGCGAGCTGCGGCAAGCATTTCCCGGGGCACGGCTACGTGGCCGCCGATTCGCACACCGAGGTACCGGTCGATCGCCGCACGCTGCGCCAGATCCTCGGCGACGATGCCCGGCCCTACGAGTGGCTCTCCACCTCGCTCCCCAGCGTGATGCCGGCGCACGTGATCTACCCGAAGGTCGATGCGCGGCCCGCCGGCTTCTCGCCGCGCTGGCTGCAGGACATCCTGCGCGGCCGGCTCGGCTTCACCGGCGCGATCTTCAGCGACGACCTCAGTATGCAGGGCGCGACCGTCGCCGGCACGCCTACCGAGGCCGGCATCGCCGCGCTGAACGCCGGCTGCGACCTGGTGCTGCTGTGCAACCAGTCTCTCGACGGCGGCGCACCGCTCGATGCGCTGATCGACGGGTTGGAGACGGCGCTCGAGCGTGGCCGCTGGCAGGCCAGCGCCGACAGCGAGGCGCGCCGCCTCGACCTGCTGCCGCAGGCGGCGCCGTTGCCCTGGGACGAGCTGATGCACCACGCGCCCTACCAGCGCGCGCTCGACCAACTGCCCTGA
- a CDS encoding Rne/Rng family ribonuclease, producing the protein MKRMLINATQSEERRLAIVDGQKLLDFETEIEGREQRKGNIYKAVVTRVEPSLEACFVDYGEDRHGFLPFKEISKQFFKEGVTVRDAKIQDVISNGTELLVQVEKEERGNKGAALTTFVSLAGRYLVLMPNNPRGGGVSRRIEGEDREELKENLDQLEYPKGMSLIARTAGIGRSAPELQWDLNYMLKLWSAIDGAAKAGKGAFLIYQESSLVIRAIRDYFHADIGEILIDTDDIYEQAQQFMNHVMPESASRVKRYKDDAPLFSRFQIEHQIETAFSRTVNLPSGGAIVIDHTEALVSVDVNSARSTRGSDIEETATRTNLEAADEIARQMRLRDLGGLIVVDFIDMEESKNRREVETRLRDALRTDRARVQFSSISKFGLLELSRQRLRPALSEGSHITCPRCNGTGHIRDTESSALQILRIIQEESMKENTAAVHVQVPVEVTSFLLNEKRTEITKIELRQRTTVLLVPNKHLETPNYKLERLRHDDPRLENLQASYTMIEEPDDEVGITRREKAKAKQEPVIKGVLPDLPAPVAAPKPEPVAKAPVAAAPPVVAAPVPASRDAGGGGFFGWLKKLFGGDVPPAAAPAVSAPAAQPAKPAREGGRDGQRDGGRGRRGGRDGQRGERTEARGERGERGEDRNRRGGGAGEQRDGRGRRSERPEGAVAETAGLSADRPPRNEPRRGPRPESAPASAAEDLTLPLAAEGVAAADATENAEGGEGARRRRRRGGRGRGERDEARSDAPEGAVEGAAVDAAPSTDEDSLPPRAEGEAAPDDETAGEGGEPRRRRRGGRGRRERGEGDNGAPVAAAPLSDVAGGDDAAASSSAADTVKPWWEATPTAEPTAAAEPAVAAPTPPQPADVALQALADVVSRPPVATPPASVPVAAPVVARAPAPAPVAIEPVADAAPPAAAAALPPYALPIDDLAAVATSAGLQWVNSDADKVRAVQQAMADAPKPVHVPREPKPVVAIDDGPLVLVETRKDLSQIKLPFEGR; encoded by the coding sequence ATGAAACGCATGCTGATCAATGCCACGCAATCGGAAGAACGGCGCCTGGCGATCGTCGACGGGCAGAAACTGCTCGACTTCGAGACCGAGATCGAGGGGCGCGAACAGCGCAAGGGCAACATCTACAAGGCCGTCGTCACCCGCGTCGAGCCGTCGCTGGAGGCCTGCTTCGTCGACTACGGCGAGGACCGCCACGGCTTCCTGCCGTTCAAGGAGATCTCCAAGCAGTTCTTCAAGGAAGGCGTGACCGTCCGCGACGCGAAGATCCAGGACGTGATCTCCAACGGCACCGAGCTGCTGGTGCAGGTCGAGAAGGAGGAGCGCGGCAACAAGGGCGCGGCGCTGACCACCTTCGTCAGCCTGGCCGGGCGCTACCTGGTGCTGATGCCCAACAACCCGCGCGGCGGCGGCGTGTCGCGCCGCATCGAGGGCGAGGACCGCGAGGAGCTCAAGGAGAACCTCGACCAGCTCGAGTACCCCAAGGGCATGAGCCTGATCGCGCGCACCGCCGGCATCGGGCGCAGCGCCCCCGAGCTGCAGTGGGACCTGAACTACATGCTCAAGCTGTGGAGCGCCATCGATGGCGCGGCCAAGGCGGGCAAGGGCGCCTTCCTGATCTACCAGGAGTCCTCGCTGGTGATCCGTGCGATCCGGGACTACTTCCACGCCGACATCGGCGAGATCCTGATCGACACCGACGACATCTACGAGCAGGCCCAGCAGTTCATGAACCACGTGATGCCGGAATCGGCCTCGCGGGTCAAGCGCTACAAGGATGACGCGCCGCTGTTCAGCCGCTTCCAGATCGAGCACCAGATCGAGACCGCGTTCTCGCGCACGGTGAACCTGCCCTCGGGCGGCGCGATCGTGATCGACCACACCGAGGCGCTGGTATCGGTCGACGTGAACTCGGCGCGCTCGACGCGCGGCTCCGACATCGAGGAGACCGCGACGCGCACCAACCTCGAGGCGGCCGACGAGATCGCGCGCCAGATGCGGCTGCGCGACCTGGGCGGCCTGATCGTCGTCGACTTCATCGACATGGAGGAGAGCAAGAACCGCCGCGAGGTCGAGACCCGCCTGCGCGACGCGCTGCGCACCGACCGCGCGCGTGTGCAGTTCAGCTCGATCAGCAAGTTCGGCCTGCTCGAACTGAGCCGTCAGCGCCTGCGCCCGGCGCTCAGCGAAGGCAGCCACATCACCTGCCCGCGCTGCAACGGCACCGGCCACATCCGCGACACCGAGTCTTCCGCGCTGCAGATCCTGCGCATCATCCAGGAAGAGTCGATGAAGGAGAACACCGCCGCCGTGCACGTGCAGGTGCCGGTGGAGGTCACGTCCTTCCTGCTCAACGAGAAGCGCACCGAGATCACCAAGATCGAGCTGCGTCAGCGCACCACCGTGCTGCTGGTGCCCAACAAGCACCTCGAGACGCCGAACTACAAGCTCGAGCGCCTGCGTCACGACGACCCCCGTCTGGAGAACCTGCAGGCCAGCTACACGATGATCGAGGAGCCGGACGACGAGGTCGGCATCACCCGGCGCGAGAAGGCCAAGGCCAAGCAGGAACCGGTGATCAAAGGCGTGCTGCCTGATCTGCCCGCCCCGGTGGCCGCGCCGAAACCGGAACCGGTGGCCAAGGCGCCGGTGGCCGCAGCGCCGCCGGTCGTGGCGGCACCGGTGCCTGCCAGCCGCGACGCGGGCGGCGGTGGGTTCTTCGGCTGGTTGAAGAAACTCTTCGGCGGCGACGTGCCGCCGGCCGCCGCACCCGCGGTCAGCGCGCCTGCCGCACAGCCGGCGAAGCCGGCCCGTGAAGGCGGACGCGATGGCCAGCGCGACGGGGGCCGCGGTCGCCGCGGCGGACGCGATGGCCAGCGCGGCGAACGCACCGAAGCCCGTGGCGAACGCGGTGAACGGGGCGAGGACCGCAACCGCCGTGGCGGTGGTGCGGGAGAACAACGCGACGGCCGAGGCCGCCGCAGCGAGCGCCCGGAAGGTGCTGTCGCTGAGACGGCCGGCCTGAGCGCCGACCGCCCGCCGCGCAATGAGCCGCGCCGCGGCCCGCGTCCGGAATCGGCCCCCGCATCGGCGGCCGAGGACCTGACACTGCCTCTGGCTGCCGAGGGCGTGGCTGCAGCCGACGCCACGGAAAATGCGGAGGGAGGTGAAGGCGCACGCCGCCGCCGCCGCCGCGGTGGCCGCGGTCGCGGTGAGCGTGACGAGGCCCGCAGCGATGCGCCCGAAGGCGCGGTCGAAGGCGCCGCCGTCGACGCTGCACCGAGCACCGACGAAGACAGCCTGCCGCCGCGTGCCGAAGGCGAGGCCGCACCGGACGACGAGACCGCCGGCGAAGGCGGCGAGCCGCGCCGCCGGCGCCGGGGCGGCCGCGGTCGCCGCGAGCGCGGCGAGGGCGACAACGGCGCGCCGGTCGCCGCAGCGCCGCTGAGCGATGTGGCCGGTGGCGACGACGCTGCGGCGTCATCCAGCGCGGCCGACACCGTCAAGCCCTGGTGGGAAGCTACCCCGACCGCCGAGCCCACCGCTGCGGCAGAGCCGGCCGTCGCGGCGCCCACGCCGCCGCAGCCCGCGGACGTCGCGTTGCAGGCGTTGGCCGACGTGGTGTCCAGGCCTCCCGTGGCCACGCCGCCCGCCTCGGTGCCGGTCGCTGCACCGGTGGTGGCGCGCGCACCGGCACCCGCGCCGGTCGCGATCGAACCGGTCGCCGATGCTGCGCCGCCTGCGGCTGCCGCCGCCTTGCCGCCCTACGCGCTGCCGATCGACGACCTCGCCGCGGTGGCCACCAGCGCAGGCCTGCAGTGGGTGAACTCCGACGCGGACAAGGTTCGCGCGGTGCAGCAGGCGATGGCCGATGCACCGAAGCCGGTGCATGTGCCGCGCGAGCCGAAGCCGGTGGTTGCCATCGACGACGGCCCGCTGGTGCTGGTGGAGACGCGCAAGGACCTGTCGCAGATCAAGCTGCCGTTCGAAGGCCGCTGA
- the recO gene encoding DNA repair protein RecO yields MRAAASRVAGATPQAARGGRAAAPALQPAYLLHRYDWSESSLILDLFTREHGRVAVAAKGAKRPYSQLRAVLLPFQRLQVAYGVRRPREGDGGEVQPLKTAEWAGGPAMLGGAALLTGFYLNELLMKLLARQDPHPALFDAYAHTLPALGASDDARVAAALRGFELVLLREIGLLPELGRVTLTQQPLGGGVRHALKAESGLVAAAAGEVGLAADDWRALQAALDADDLAALQRACLPVLADLKPMLRNLLHYHLATPVLRTRQLMMDLQNLDR; encoded by the coding sequence GTGAGAGCCGCCGCGTCGCGCGTCGCCGGCGCCACCCCGCAGGCTGCCCGTGGCGGCCGTGCTGCGGCCCCGGCGCTGCAGCCGGCCTACCTGCTGCACCGCTACGACTGGAGCGAATCCAGCCTGATCCTCGACCTGTTCACCCGCGAGCACGGCCGCGTGGCGGTCGCGGCCAAGGGAGCGAAGCGGCCCTACTCCCAGCTGCGCGCGGTGCTGCTGCCGTTCCAGCGGTTGCAGGTGGCCTATGGTGTGCGGCGCCCTCGGGAGGGCGACGGCGGCGAGGTGCAGCCGCTGAAGACCGCCGAATGGGCCGGCGGCCCGGCGATGCTCGGCGGCGCGGCGCTGCTGACCGGCTTCTACCTCAACGAACTGTTGATGAAGCTGCTGGCCCGACAGGACCCGCACCCGGCCCTGTTCGACGCCTATGCGCACACGTTGCCGGCGCTGGGGGCGAGCGACGATGCGCGGGTCGCGGCGGCGCTGCGCGGCTTCGAGCTGGTGCTGCTGCGCGAGATCGGCCTGCTGCCCGAACTCGGCCGCGTCACGCTGACTCAGCAGCCGCTGGGCGGCGGCGTTCGGCATGCGCTGAAGGCCGAGTCCGGCCTGGTGGCCGCAGCCGCGGGCGAGGTGGGCCTGGCGGCGGACGACTGGCGGGCCCTGCAGGCCGCGCTCGATGCCGACGATCTGGCGGCGCTGCAGCGCGCCTGCCTGCCGGTGCTGGCCGACCTCAAGCCGATGCTGCGCAACCTGCTTCACTATCATCTGGCCACGCCGGTGCTGCGCACGCGGCAGTTGATGATGGACCTGCAGAACCTCGACCGCTGA
- a CDS encoding HAD family hydrolase, producing MSAFRPRQFDLVVFDWDGTLYDSTALIVKCIQAAAADLGTEVPGDTQAAYVIGMGLQEALQHAVPGLPRERYPELGQRYRHHYFARQHELSLFAGALDMLHALKARQHWLGVATGKSRRGLDEALHTVQLQGLFDATRTADETASKPHPRMLQELMAELGVAPARTLMIGDTTHDLQLAANAGTASVAVSFGAHEPAAFETYAPRFVAHSTAELDHWLRAHA from the coding sequence ATGAGCGCATTCCGCCCCCGCCAGTTCGACCTCGTCGTGTTCGACTGGGACGGCACGCTGTACGACTCCACCGCGCTGATCGTCAAGTGCATCCAGGCGGCCGCCGCCGACCTCGGCACCGAGGTGCCGGGCGACACCCAGGCCGCCTACGTGATCGGCATGGGCCTGCAGGAGGCGCTGCAGCATGCCGTGCCCGGCCTGCCGCGCGAGCGCTACCCCGAGCTCGGTCAACGCTATCGGCACCACTACTTCGCGCGGCAGCACGAGCTCAGCCTGTTCGCCGGCGCGCTGGACATGCTGCACGCGCTGAAGGCGCGCCAGCACTGGCTGGGCGTGGCCACCGGCAAGTCGCGCCGTGGGCTCGACGAGGCGCTGCACACGGTGCAGCTCCAGGGTCTGTTCGACGCCACCCGCACCGCCGACGAGACCGCGTCCAAGCCGCATCCGCGCATGCTGCAGGAGCTGATGGCCGAGCTGGGCGTCGCGCCGGCCCGCACGCTGATGATCGGCGACACCACGCACGACCTGCAGCTGGCCGCCAACGCCGGCACGGCCAGCGTCGCCGTCAGCTTCGGAGCGCACGAGCCGGCGGCCTTCGAGACCTACGCGCCGCGCTTCGTGGCCCATTCGACGGCCGAGCTCGACCACTGGCTGCGCGCCCATGCCTGA
- a CDS encoding pyridoxine 5'-phosphate synthase has protein sequence MNPLISSGHAFHAATTALSVNLNKVALLRNTRPLTIPSVTRAARIAIDAGAHGITVHPRPDQRHIRTHDVHDLAEMLKQEHPHIEYNIEGNPFHNLMDLVRVVRPHQATFVPDSVEQSTSDHGWSLPEDNEALRPLIDECHALGVRVSLFMDPLPEAMAQARAIGADRVELYTEAYARSHAEGAGTPQHAALLACYTASAEAALGVGLGLNAGHDLNRDNLTAFLRAVPGVLEVSIGHALIADALELGLAETVRDYLRCIHRAHA, from the coding sequence ATGAATCCGCTGATCTCCTCCGGCCATGCTTTCCACGCCGCGACGACCGCGCTGTCGGTCAACCTGAACAAGGTTGCGCTGCTGCGCAACACGCGGCCGCTGACGATCCCGAGCGTCACGCGTGCCGCCCGCATCGCGATCGACGCGGGGGCGCACGGCATCACCGTGCACCCGCGGCCCGACCAGCGCCACATCCGCACCCACGACGTGCACGACCTGGCCGAGATGCTGAAGCAGGAGCATCCGCACATCGAATACAACATCGAAGGCAATCCCTTCCACAACCTGATGGACCTTGTGCGTGTGGTGCGTCCGCACCAGGCCACCTTCGTGCCCGACAGCGTCGAGCAGTCCACCTCCGACCACGGCTGGAGCCTGCCCGAGGACAACGAGGCGCTGAGACCGCTGATCGACGAATGCCATGCGCTCGGCGTGCGCGTCAGCCTGTTCATGGACCCGCTGCCCGAGGCGATGGCCCAGGCCCGTGCCATCGGGGCCGACCGCGTCGAGCTCTACACCGAGGCCTATGCGCGCTCGCATGCCGAAGGCGCCGGCACGCCGCAGCATGCCGCGCTGCTGGCCTGCTACACCGCCAGCGCCGAGGCCGCGCTGGGCGTCGGCCTTGGGCTCAACGCCGGCCACGACCTGAACCGCGACAACCTGACCGCCTTCCTCCGCGCCGTGCCCGGCGTGCTGGAGGTGTCGATCGGCCACGCGCTGATCGCCGACGCGCTGGAACTGGGGCTGGCCGAGACGGTGCGCGACTACCTGCGCTGCATCCACCGCGCCCACGCGTAG
- a CDS encoding S49 family peptidase: MSSFDDPAEPTLGPATPARPAAAAGGPAPTSVDGRVIEEFARDFLKERRSERRWRALRRLAWLVIFALIAWALITQQRNAAVPSGPHTALIEIRGEIAAEALASAEGINAALRTAFEDAGAQAVVLRINSPGGSPVQAGLVTDEIRRLKGLHADKKLYAVCEELCASAAYYIAAVADEIFVDKASIVGSIGVLMDGFGFTGTMEKLGVERRLITAGDNKGLLDPFSPLSEAHKAYAQAMVNQIHQQFIKVVKDGRGARLKEAPETFSGLFWSGESAVQQGLADRLGSLDYVAREVVKAEEVIDYTPKENVAERLAKRFGAAVGAGAAKALAGPSLR; this comes from the coding sequence ATGAGCAGTTTCGACGATCCCGCCGAGCCCACGCTGGGCCCCGCCACGCCCGCCCGCCCCGCGGCCGCCGCCGGCGGCCCCGCGCCCACCAGCGTCGACGGGCGCGTGATCGAGGAGTTCGCGCGTGACTTCCTGAAGGAGCGCCGCAGCGAGCGGCGCTGGCGCGCGTTGCGACGGCTCGCCTGGCTGGTGATCTTCGCGCTCATCGCCTGGGCCCTGATCACGCAGCAGCGCAATGCCGCCGTGCCGAGCGGGCCGCACACCGCGCTGATCGAGATCCGCGGCGAGATCGCCGCAGAGGCGCTGGCAAGCGCCGAGGGCATCAATGCCGCGCTGCGCACCGCCTTCGAGGACGCCGGCGCCCAGGCCGTGGTGCTGCGCATCAACTCGCCCGGCGGCAGCCCGGTGCAGGCCGGCCTCGTGACCGACGAGATCAGGCGCCTGAAGGGGCTGCACGCCGACAAGAAGCTCTATGCGGTGTGCGAGGAACTGTGTGCCTCGGCGGCCTACTACATCGCCGCGGTGGCCGACGAGATCTTCGTCGACAAGGCGTCCATCGTCGGCTCGATCGGCGTGCTGATGGACGGCTTCGGATTCACCGGCACGATGGAGAAGCTCGGCGTCGAACGCCGCCTCATCACCGCCGGCGACAACAAGGGCCTGCTCGACCCCTTCTCTCCGCTGAGCGAGGCCCACAAGGCCTATGCGCAGGCGATGGTCAACCAGATCCACCAGCAGTTCATCAAGGTGGTGAAGGACGGCCGCGGCGCGCGCCTGAAGGAGGCGCCCGAGACCTTCTCCGGCCTGTTCTGGAGCGGCGAGTCGGCGGTGCAGCAGGGTCTGGCCGACCGGCTCGGCAGCCTGGACTACGTGGCGCGCGAGGTGGTCAAGGCCGAAGAGGTGATCGACTACACCCCCAAGGAGAACGTGGCCGAGCGCCTGGCCAAGCGCTTCGGCGCCGCGGTCGGCGCCGGCGCGGCCAAGGCGCTCGCGGGACCGTCGCTGCGCTGA
- the era gene encoding GTPase Era has translation MNDSTTAAPAAGAEMPEQRCGLVAIVGRPNVGKSTLLNALVGQKVSITSRKAQTTRHRITGIRSADAAQFVFVDTPGFQTRHTVKGAGALNRNLNKTVQSVMGDVDVVLFVVEAGRFGLDDAKVLSLVPPGKPTLLVANKLDLVRRRAELAPWLKSMQERHPFAEFVPLAATSPDDVRRLLQIVQPYLPEQPWFYDEEALTDRSERFLASEIIREKLFRLTGDELPYTSTVVIDEFKEEGALRRIAATIIVEREAHKGMVIGDKGERLKRIGTDARVELERLMDGKVFLEIWVKVRSGWADDEARLKSYGYE, from the coding sequence ATGAACGACAGCACCACCGCCGCCCCTGCTGCGGGCGCAGAGATGCCCGAGCAGCGCTGCGGCCTCGTGGCGATCGTCGGCCGGCCCAATGTCGGCAAGTCGACCCTGCTCAACGCCCTGGTCGGGCAGAAGGTCAGCATCACCTCACGCAAGGCGCAGACCACGCGCCACCGCATCACCGGCATCCGCAGCGCCGACGCGGCGCAGTTCGTGTTCGTCGACACCCCCGGCTTCCAGACCCGCCACACCGTCAAGGGCGCCGGTGCGCTGAACCGCAACCTGAACAAGACCGTCCAGTCGGTGATGGGCGACGTGGACGTGGTGCTGTTCGTCGTCGAGGCCGGCCGCTTCGGGCTCGACGATGCCAAGGTGCTATCGCTCGTGCCGCCGGGCAAGCCGACGCTGCTGGTCGCGAACAAGCTCGACCTGGTGCGCCGTCGCGCCGAACTCGCGCCCTGGCTCAAGAGCATGCAGGAGCGCCATCCGTTCGCCGAGTTCGTGCCGCTGGCGGCCACCAGCCCCGACGACGTGCGGCGCCTGCTCCAGATCGTCCAACCCTACCTGCCCGAGCAGCCGTGGTTCTACGACGAGGAGGCCCTGACCGATCGCAGCGAGCGCTTCCTCGCCAGCGAGATCATCCGCGAGAAGCTGTTCCGGCTGACCGGGGACGAGCTTCCCTACACGTCGACCGTGGTGATCGACGAGTTCAAGGAAGAGGGCGCGCTGCGCCGTATCGCCGCCACCATCATCGTCGAGCGCGAGGCCCACAAGGGCATGGTCATCGGCGACAAGGGGGAGCGCCTGAAGCGCATCGGCACTGATGCGCGCGTCGAGCTCGAGCGCCTGATGGACGGCAAGGTCTTCCTCGAGATCTGGGTCAAGGTGCGTTCCGGCTGGGCCGACGACGAGGCCCGCCTCAAGAGCTACGGCTACGAGTGA